TGTATTCTTTCCGCAAAAGCAAGAGAGGCAGCCCGTAAGGCGAGAGATTTAACGCGAAGAAAAACGGTTCTCGAAGGAGGAGGGCTTCCAGGTAAGCTCGCTGATTGTTCTGAAAAAGATCCTGCGTTTTCCGAGCTTTATCTCGTTGAGGGAGATTCCGCGGGCGGTTCTGCAAAACAGGGAAGAGATAGAAACACACAGGCGATTCTTCCTCTGAAAGGAAAAATTTTGAATGTTGAAAAGGCAAGATTGGATAAGATTCTTTCCAGCGAAGAGATTCGAGTTTTGGTCTCCGCCCTTGGAACCGGAATCGGTGAAGACGAGTTTAATATCGATAAAATTCGATATCATAAGATTATGATAATGACAGATGCGGATATCGACGGTTCGCACATTCGCACATTACTTCTTACGTTCTTTTTTCGTTATATGCGTCCTGTAATCGAAAAAGGTTATCTTTATGTGGCGCAACCGCCTTTGTATCTTATTAAGCACGGTAAAAATTCAACGTATGCTTATTCGGATAAGGAAAAAGAAGAATTATTGAAGAACGTGGGAACTGAAAAGGTTGTGATTCAAAGATACAAAGGTCTAGGTGAAATGAATCCTGAACAACTTTGGGAGACCACGATGGATCCTTCGAATCGAGTCGTTTTGAAAGTGAAATTAGACGATTTTGTGGAAGCGGAAGAAACGTTCAATATTCTGATGGGTGACGAAGTTCAACCTAGAAAACAATTCATCGAAATCAATGCGGCCAAGGTTGCAAACTTGGATCTTTGATACTAAGGGGATTCTGAAATGAGTCAAGAGAATGAAACAAAAGTATTAAATTATAATATCGCCGGAAAACCCGATATTGCGGACGCTCTTAAGAACGGTATCAGAGTGATCCCCGTGGAAATTGAAGATCAAATGAAGGAAGCGTATCTCGGTTACGCGATGTCTGTCATTGTCGGTCGTGCGCTTCCGGACGTGAGGGATGGATTAAAGCCGGTTCATAGAAGAATCCTTCATGCGATGAACGAACGAGCGTGGAGAAGCGATCGTCCTTATGTGAAATGCGCTAAGATCGTGGGGGAAGTTATCGGTAATTATCATCCGCACGGAGACGCATCGGTTTACGAAGCTCTTGTAAGAATGGTTCAGGATTTTTCTTTGCGCGTTCCTTTGATCGACGGACAGGGAAACTTCGGCTCCATAGACGGTGATAACCCTGCGGCCTATCGATACACCGAAGCAAGACTTGAAAAAGTCGCCGAGGAATTGTTACGCGACATTGAAAAAGAAACCGTTAGCTTTTCGCCTAACTACGACGATACGAAACAACAACCTGACGTATTACCCGCAAATTTTCCAAATTTACTCGTAAATGGATCTTCCGGAATTGCTGTGGGAATGGCGACGAATATTCCTCCTCATAATCTGAAAGAAACGATCGATGCGGTGATCGCCGTGATTCGAAATCCGGAGATTACGATTCCGGAAATTCTCAAAATTATTCCCGGTCCCGATTTTCCAACTTCCGGAATCATCATCGGTGGAGAAGGTCTTATCTCTGCGTATACGACCGGAAAAGGGTCGATACGAATTCGCTCCAAAGTGGAGATTGAAGAAAAGAAAAACGGAAGAGAAGTGATTGTAGTCACCGAAATTCCCTATCAGGTGAACAAGAAAGTTCTTCTGGAAAAAATCGGAGATATAGTTAACGAAAAACAAATCGAGGGAATTTCCGAAATTCTCGATCTTTCGGATCGAAAAGGGATTCGAATAGAGATTCATATTAAAAAAGATGCTAATGCGCAGGTTATTCTAAACCAGCTTTATAAAATGACTCAACTTCAAGTGAGTTATGGAATCACGATGCTCGCGATTCTGGACAATAAACCAAAAATTTTTAATATTAAGGAAATATTAACTGCCTATTCTGCACACAGAAGAGATGTGATCATAAAAAGAACTCAGTTCGACTTGGATAAGGCCGAAAAACGCGCTCATATCTTGGAAGGATTAAAGATTGCTTTAGAAAACATCGAGGACGTGATCAAAGTCATTCGAGCTTCTAAAAATCCTGCGGAAGCAAAACAACAATTGATGGTTCGTTTCAGTCTTTCCGAGGTTCAGTCGGATGCGATTTTAGAAATGAGATTGCAAAGACTTACTTCTCTCGAAGTTCAAAAGATTATCGATGAGCTGGAAGAGGTCAGAAAACTCATCGTGGATCTAAAGGATATTCTCGCAAAACCTTCTCGCATAAACGACATCGTTTGCACGGAGCTTCAAGAAGTGGGAGATAAATACGGAACAAAAAGAAAAACCGAAATTTCCATCGAAAGTATAGAAAGTTCTTCTTTTAACGCGGAAGATTTGATCGCGGACGAAGAAATGGTAATTCAAATCACGTACGATCAATTTATCAAGCGCCTTCCGATCGATACTTTTAAAAGACAAAAACGAGGCGGAAAGGGAATCCAGGGTCTTTCTCAAAAGCGTGACGATGTGATTAAAATTATGAAAGCCGCAATGACTCACGATAGTATTATGTTTTTTTCTAATATAGGAAAAGTTTACGTGATGAAGGCGTATGAATTGCCGATTGCGTCTAAAGAAGCCCGTGGAAAATCACTCAAGGCAATTATCAATTTGAGAGAGGATGAATATATTTCTTCTATCTTTACTTTCAGAGAACAGGATATGGATAAGGACCTCCTCTTAGTTACTAGACGTGGGTTTATCAAACGAATTCAGCTTAAGGAATTTGGAAACGTAAAAAAATCCGGAATCATCGCGATAGGACTCAGAGAAGGGGATGAACTGATTAAAGTGGAAGCCATCGAGGACAAGGACGAAGTTATAATTTTTTCTAGAAAAGGACTGGCTCTTCGGATCGAAGGAAATATCATCAGAGCTCAGGGAAGAACGGCGAGCGGTGTTACTGGAATGCGACTTGCGGAAGATGACGCAATTGTAGGCTTGAGCAAATACAAAGAGGGAGAGGATATATTCGTAGTTTCGGAAGAGGGTTACGGAAAGCGTCTCGGTTTTGAGGAATTTGCCGCGAAAGGCAGGGGCGGAAAGGGAATGGCCTACTTGAAAGTGACCGAGAAGAACGGATTTTCCGTAGGAACGGGTTCCGTCGGGAACGAAGATGAGGTTATTCTCATCACTCAACAAGGAATGACGATTCGAATTAACGCATTCGATATTTCTAAACTAGGCAGAACCGCGGTTGGCGTTCGTATCGTGGATTTAAAGGATAACGACAAAGTGCAGGATTTTACGGTTTTGGGAGAGAGTTGACCCGATGATCCGGATCGGGGACGTAACGATTCCGGGGAGAATTTCACTTTCTCCAATGGCGGGGATTTCAGATTCTCCCACTCGAAGAATTTGTAGAAAATTTGGAGCCGCCTTTTCCTATACGGAGTTTGTAAACACAGACGAACTTGTCCATAGAGCGCCGAAAGCGTTCAAAATGTTTCGTTTTCATCCCGAGGAACGTCCCATCACATTTCAAATTTTTGGGAATCGTTTAGAGATTATCGCAGAAGCGGCTGAAATTATCCAGGAACTAAAACCGGATATCATCGATTTAAACATGGGTTGTTCTACTCGTAAAGTTTCTTTGCGAGGCGCAGGAGCCGGACTTTTGCGTAAACCTGCGTTAGCCGGAAAAATCATTGAAGCCATAAAAAAACGAGTCAATGTTCCGGTTACCGCAAAAATTCGGATTGGATGGGATTCGGAAAGTAGAAATTATCTTGAAGTTTCAAAAATTTTAGAAGAATCCGGAGTGAGTGCGTTAACGGTTCATGGCCGTACAAAAGAAATGGCCTATACCGGACTTGCGGATTGGGACGCGATCGGCGAGGTAAAAGCGAGGAGAAAGATTCCGGTTTTTGGTAACGGAGATATCAAAAGTTACGAAGAAGCAAACTCCAGAATGAGAGAATATAATTTGGATGGAGTTCTCATTGGTAGAAACGCGATTGGAAATCCTTGGATCTTTTCAAAAATTAAAAAAGAAGAATTGTATTGGTCGGAGATTTTAGAAGTTATTTTGGAGCATGCCCGTTGGATGATTCAGGATTTCGGAGAGGAATTCGGTCTGGTTCTATTTAGAAAACATCTTGTGAAATATCTAAACGGCTTAGAGTTTGACCCTCTTTGGAAGACTCGGTTATTGGAAATTAGAGAATTTAATCCTTTTGAAGAATGTTTGTTTTTACCCCAAGCTTCTAAACGTTTCGCTTTAATTTAAAGAAGTTGTTTTTTGAGTATTGTTAACCTTTGGTTACTCACGAAAAGCTAGCGGATTTCAAAATTACTTAATCTTTCTAAAGCAGCCCTTTATAAAGTTCCGAAAAATAAAAAACCCCGTTATGAAAACGGGGTTTGTAAACAATAAAGTTTTCGATAAATGAATATTTATTGTTTGTTGGAAACTTCCTGTGCTTTTGCTACGAGAGCGTCTTTTCCACCGGGAAATTTTGCGTAAATTACACACTGACATTCTTCCCAGTTGTCTTTGGAAACGTCTTTCGGATCAGAACCGGAACCGATTGCTTTACATTCATAAACCCCGACTCCTTTTACAACACCTTGGGATTGGGAAACAATTACAGATGCGGTTGCTTCACCGTCCGATACACCGGAAGCCGATTCTACGGTTTCTCCAACCATCTTTTTCACAACGTCAGACGCACCTTGAAGTCTGGAAGCTTCGCGACAAGTGGATTGCATCATTGCTTGGCTTTTCTTAGCTACTGCTTTAGCAGATGCTCTGGCAGAAAATTTAATATAGTACCAGTCTTTTGGATTCGTATCTCTTGGTGTTTTTCCATCGTTTCTTTGTTCCGGAGGTCCACCCCATCCTTCAAAAGTCCATCCACCGTCACCCACAGTCGTTGCGTCTTTTTGTCCGGTATCAGTGCTGGAGCAAGCTGCAAAAATCATTGTTGCTACAGATAGAGCGATAAGTCTATTGATCATTATTTTCTCCTTGATCTACTAAATGAAAAAAGCTAATACTTTGCCAAGTTTGTGCAACTCATTTTTTAATCGGTTGCTTTGAATCCTGGATTTCCTCATATTAACTTAAAACCTATTTGCGTCGCACAAAGTTGTACATGTTAAGAAATTTATTTTTTTTTCTCTGTTTCACAGCTCAGCCAATATTCTCTACAAGCGTAATTTTTCTTCCTGGAAAAGCGGAAGGAAATTTACCGGCGGCTTTAGAAAGAATCGATGACAGATCGCAAGAAATTTCCAAATTTGGGGCTTTTTATGCAAACTTGTTGCTAAGAGCGAAAGTGAGTACGATC
The nucleotide sequence above comes from Leptospira weilii. Encoded proteins:
- the gyrA gene encoding DNA gyrase subunit A, with translation MSQENETKVLNYNIAGKPDIADALKNGIRVIPVEIEDQMKEAYLGYAMSVIVGRALPDVRDGLKPVHRRILHAMNERAWRSDRPYVKCAKIVGEVIGNYHPHGDASVYEALVRMVQDFSLRVPLIDGQGNFGSIDGDNPAAYRYTEARLEKVAEELLRDIEKETVSFSPNYDDTKQQPDVLPANFPNLLVNGSSGIAVGMATNIPPHNLKETIDAVIAVIRNPEITIPEILKIIPGPDFPTSGIIIGGEGLISAYTTGKGSIRIRSKVEIEEKKNGREVIVVTEIPYQVNKKVLLEKIGDIVNEKQIEGISEILDLSDRKGIRIEIHIKKDANAQVILNQLYKMTQLQVSYGITMLAILDNKPKIFNIKEILTAYSAHRRDVIIKRTQFDLDKAEKRAHILEGLKIALENIEDVIKVIRASKNPAEAKQQLMVRFSLSEVQSDAILEMRLQRLTSLEVQKIIDELEEVRKLIVDLKDILAKPSRINDIVCTELQEVGDKYGTKRKTEISIESIESSSFNAEDLIADEEMVIQITYDQFIKRLPIDTFKRQKRGGKGIQGLSQKRDDVIKIMKAAMTHDSIMFFSNIGKVYVMKAYELPIASKEARGKSLKAIINLREDEYISSIFTFREQDMDKDLLLVTRRGFIKRIQLKEFGNVKKSGIIAIGLREGDELIKVEAIEDKDEVIIFSRKGLALRIEGNIIRAQGRTASGVTGMRLAEDDAIVGLSKYKEGEDIFVVSEEGYGKRLGFEEFAAKGRGGKGMAYLKVTEKNGFSVGTGSVGNEDEVILITQQGMTIRINAFDISKLGRTAVGVRIVDLKDNDKVQDFTVLGES
- the dusB gene encoding tRNA dihydrouridine synthase DusB, which gives rise to MIRIGDVTIPGRISLSPMAGISDSPTRRICRKFGAAFSYTEFVNTDELVHRAPKAFKMFRFHPEERPITFQIFGNRLEIIAEAAEIIQELKPDIIDLNMGCSTRKVSLRGAGAGLLRKPALAGKIIEAIKKRVNVPVTAKIRIGWDSESRNYLEVSKILEESGVSALTVHGRTKEMAYTGLADWDAIGEVKARRKIPVFGNGDIKSYEEANSRMREYNLDGVLIGRNAIGNPWIFSKIKKEELYWSEILEVILEHARWMIQDFGEEFGLVLFRKHLVKYLNGLEFDPLWKTRLLEIREFNPFEECLFLPQASKRFALI
- a CDS encoding lipoprotein LipL21, whose protein sequence is MINRLIALSVATMIFAACSSTDTGQKDATTVGDGGWTFEGWGGPPEQRNDGKTPRDTNPKDWYYIKFSARASAKAVAKKSQAMMQSTCREASRLQGASDVVKKMVGETVESASGVSDGEATASVIVSQSQGVVKGVGVYECKAIGSGSDPKDVSKDNWEECQCVIYAKFPGGKDALVAKAQEVSNKQ